Genomic window (Arachis hypogaea cultivar Tifrunner chromosome 13, arahy.Tifrunner.gnm2.J5K5, whole genome shotgun sequence):
attaaataaaaaaatatttttttattttttatcgtgtttataaatttttagtagtaaaagtaaaaatactaaaaaatattgagaagttgtaattttttaacaaatatttttaaataataaataaataaaaaatatttttatattattatacccaaatataattgataagtaaaaaaaaaatttttatatgagatattcaaacataaaattatttttatttttttataaaatcttttaaaaaaaataatttaaaaaaaaaatcttaaaagctTACCTAAACAAGTTCTTATAGtttcttaaaaaatatgtttttttttattttttaatatttttactattaaaattttattaaacatgttaagaaataaaaaaaataattgaaaaaaatatttttctatcaaaTTAGTAGCACctaaacaaacagatagaaaaaaaaTACCAATCTCTTTTGTATGTGACTGGTCTTGCATGTgtcaaaaattaaatacaaaatatcatatatgtgcaaaattttcattatatttaaCTCTGTATTTTAATTAGGATTTTACTAACAAACATTTGTTTTTCGataaaattttataatgttatatttttaattactttgtcttttaaatcacataaaatttttaatgaaaagaaACTAAGAATACGAAATCAATTATTTAGTAACCAATTTCAAGCAATTTTTTTTCTCGTCTAAAATAATCTTTTTCTCCCTCATTTCCACTTTGAAACACACACTTTTATGAAATTTCAAACAAACTGTCTAATTGTTGACTTTCTAAATATTAATTTGCTAGTTATAGTTAAACTTTTAAATAACAAACTTCAAAAGTCCACatttttttatccaaaaaaaCTCTTTCGTCccactttttgcttctttgttgaaTAATAATTTGATTGGAGCAAACTATGTAACGTTGACTATGTTACTTTATCATCTTTTAGgtatagtatttaattatttatatcatgcACTCACCAACTAAATCAATAATCATGAAATTACCGACATTACttcataatataataaaattattctgACCAATCACCTATAACTCAAATCACTTCTATCCGTGACTTAATGAGTTGTGGAATCATCAACCGGGTACCAATATCTATTAAAAAACCACATGGAATCAGCTTTCACAGCATATCCATCCTGATTCCTATGCCAGCTATAGTAAGCATGAGTTCTATTCTTGATATCAAACATGGCATGTCCAAAGCTTGCTTCTCTATATGCTGAGTAATCTGGCTGTGGTTCTATCATCCTGCGTTATCAAAATAACGATCATATTATATATTGTCAGGTAATAATCACTCTTTTCAATACGTGAGTCATTATATATGTATGGAACTTACTTGTTTGCCAAGCCTTCAATGTTTCCTCCATCACCAATGGTTATATACACTGGAGCTGAGTTATCTTTCACAGGATTGCATCGCCCGTTTGTAATGTTGTATGCAATATTGGACACACGTTCCTTCAAACATAACATATATAAGTGCAATATTTGAGGCTTAATTAGACTCAAAATTCAATAGGCTTAGTTTATATTATAATGTATGTTAAATGAggttttgagaaattatattttgttacttacAGATCGTTCATAGCCATGAACATGGCCGGCGAACACGACATCAACCTTGTGCTTCACAAACCAGGACTCAAACATTACTCTCATTGATTCACCTTCCATGTAGTGGTAATCGTAGCTGTTATACCAAGGTGAATGCAAGAGAACAATCAACCATGGAGTCTCTGTCCTATTAACTTTTGGTAGCTCTTGTTTTAGCCATTGGTATTGTGGTGTATATTTccctaaaggaaaaaaaaattgtgtCAGTTGCTGAAACTATTTTTTATACAAagttttatttaactaattattaaaaaTGATGTAATTATATGATTACCATAAGCTGAATATGAGGCCAATACAATAATATGTGCTGATGCTCTCTTGATAGAATACCAAAAGGGTGCTGTACTCTGTGACGCTCTATAAGGAACATGATACCTATGTGTATATGGCTTGAAAGGTACACCTTCACCCTGCAAAAGAAATAAGAGTTTAATTGTTACGTACCTCTAGTGTATAAACAACgatatattctaattaaaaaaagGGGAGTGCTAAATTATTATTGTGAGAGAAGGCGTACAATTTCTGGAGCAAAATCAATTTCATGGTTGCCTGTAACCCAAATCCATGGTTGATAAGCAACACTCCTTTCTACAAACCTTCCCCAAGTATCCCACTTAACATTATCATGATAAGGGTGATCATCTGCATAAGATAGGTCTCCAATAAACATCAAAGCTTGTCCTTTTCTTGGGTTCATTTCATAGTGAGAAAGAGTTTTATTTGAATCATATGTTTGACCAAGATCACCTGCACAATACAATGCCACATCAATTAATAACTAACGTATAGGCCTATTTGGGGCACAACAACATGCAGTGTtattaagataagattttttaaaattagagacTAAAATTTAGGCTAAAAATTTGTATATAACTTAAAGAAAATGTGAAATTTCTCAAGATGGGTCATGCATGTTAACTTAAGAAACATGGTATTAAGCTTTCTCAAGTtacgaaaaataatattttaaatttgtatatacTTGTGAATCAAATTAGTCCACCATATTATAATTTCTCTATTAGGAAAATGCTAACTAGTTGATAAAATATACTTACCAATGACACCAAAAGTGTATGGCACATCAGGACCAACTTGTGGAGGAGTAACAAACCAAAATTGCCTCGTTGTGTTCGCGATTCCAACTTCATAGTAGTATTTGGTGTTGTACTGTCCAAAACAAGAACCACATGAATCAATAATGGATTGATtgcataacaaaaataaaactgaaattgatAAACAAAACATGGAATGCAATGGAACGGAGCAGAAGAaatacctccaaatttctgatggtgCAATGATGAATAAAACCAGATGAGTAATTGAAGTATCTATAAGTAACATGTCTTCCCTTAGCAATTAGCTTCTTTTGCTTGCTGTTCTCGCTCCAATATCGCACTTCGCTGGAGCCTGGTTCATCCATCGTCACCCACGACACAATTATTGCTTTCCCCTCGTGATCACCTTGTGTTATGTGAACCTTTTatacatacattcattcattaaaACTTTGAAACTAAATGTTAAACCAAGAACGAAAAAACACTAAACTTTATGATGTATCAAACACTAAAGAACACCAAGGAAACTTCCAAAGTAGATTCCATATCAAAACTGAGATATGATATCACATGCAAAACAAAACAATAGAAGAAAAAGGGTACCTGCTGAGGAGCATTGTAACCAGGAGGAATAGCAAAGACATCACTGTCAAATAGCATATCTACAGTCTTCTCTTCTTTCCTAACGAAGGTGCTTGTTGATCCTCCATTACACAACACTGCTACGTTCACAAGAACCAATCCaaaaaccaagactttgaaacTCACTGAATCCATTTTTGCAAAG
Coding sequences:
- the LOC112735762 gene encoding purple acid phosphatase-like, with product MDSVSFKVLVFGLVLVNVAVLCNGGSTSTFVRKEEKTVDMLFDSDVFAIPPGYNAPQQVHITQGDHEGKAIIVSWVTMDEPGSSEVRYWSENSKQKKLIAKGRHVTYRYFNYSSGFIHHCTIRNLEYNTKYYYEVGIANTTRQFWFVTPPQVGPDVPYTFGVIGDLGQTYDSNKTLSHYEMNPRKGQALMFIGDLSYADDHPYHDNVKWDTWGRFVERSVAYQPWIWVTGNHEIDFAPEIGEGVPFKPYTHRYHVPYRASQSTAPFWYSIKRASAHIIVLASYSAYGKYTPQYQWLKQELPKVNRTETPWLIVLLHSPWYNSYDYHYMEGESMRVMFESWFVKHKVDVVFAGHVHGYERSERVSNIAYNITNGRCNPVKDNSAPVYITIGDGGNIEGLANKMIEPQPDYSAYREASFGHAMFDIKNRTHAYYSWHRNQDGYAVKADSMWFFNRYWYPVDDSTTH